One window of Pectobacterium carotovorum genomic DNA carries:
- a CDS encoding aspartate:alanine antiporter, which translates to MNINVADLLNGNYILLLFVVLSLGLCLGKLRLGSVQLGNSIGVLVVSLLLGQQHFSINTEALSLGFMLFIFCVGVEAGPNFFSIFFRDGKNYFMLALVMVGSAMLLALGLGKLFGWGIGLTAGMLAGSMTSTPVLVGAGDTLRNTTSMGSQLGIEQDHLSLGYALTYLVGLVSLIFGARYLPKLQHQDLPTSAQQIARERGLDPDSQRKVYLPVIRAYRVGPELVDWADGKNLRELGIYRQTGCYIERIRRNGILANPDGDAVLQIGDEIALVGYPDAHSRLNSNFRDGKEVFDRDLLDMRIVTEEIVVKNHNAVGKRLSQLKLTDHGCFLNRIVRSQIEMPIDDNVVLNKGDVLQVSGDARRVKSIADRIGFISIHSQVTDLLAFCAFFVIGVMVGLITIQFSNFTFGIGNAAGLLFAGIMLGFLRANHPTFGYIPQGALNMVKEFGLMVFMAGVGLSAGSTINSSLGEVGIQMLASGLIVSLLPVVICFLFGAYVLKMNRALLFGAMMGARTCAPAMEIISDTARSNIPALGYAGTYAIANVLLTLAGSLIVVIWPELPG; encoded by the coding sequence ATGAATATAAACGTCGCTGATTTGTTAAATGGGAATTACATTCTGCTTTTATTCGTGGTTCTTTCACTAGGACTCTGTCTGGGGAAATTGCGCCTAGGGTCGGTACAACTCGGTAATTCTATTGGCGTTTTAGTGGTTTCTTTATTACTCGGCCAACAGCATTTTTCGATTAATACCGAAGCACTGAGCCTCGGCTTTATGTTATTTATTTTTTGCGTGGGAGTGGAAGCTGGGCCTAATTTCTTTTCTATTTTCTTCCGCGACGGGAAAAATTATTTCATGCTGGCGCTGGTGATGGTCGGCAGCGCCATGTTACTGGCATTAGGTTTAGGCAAACTCTTTGGCTGGGGAATTGGTCTGACGGCGGGAATGCTGGCTGGTTCCATGACATCAACGCCGGTGCTGGTCGGTGCGGGTGACACACTACGCAATACCACCAGTATGGGGAGTCAGCTCGGTATTGAGCAAGATCATCTGAGTCTGGGCTATGCGCTGACGTATTTGGTCGGGCTGGTCAGCCTCATTTTTGGTGCACGCTACTTGCCCAAACTCCAGCATCAGGATTTACCCACCAGCGCTCAGCAGATTGCACGCGAGCGCGGATTAGACCCAGACAGCCAGAGAAAGGTCTATCTGCCGGTGATTCGCGCCTATCGCGTCGGGCCGGAGCTGGTTGATTGGGCGGACGGCAAGAATTTGCGTGAGCTGGGTATTTATCGACAAACCGGCTGCTACATCGAACGCATCCGACGCAACGGAATTCTGGCCAACCCTGATGGTGACGCCGTCTTGCAAATCGGCGATGAGATCGCGCTGGTCGGCTATCCCGATGCCCATTCCCGCCTGAATTCCAATTTCCGCGATGGCAAGGAAGTTTTCGACCGCGATTTGCTGGACATGCGCATCGTGACGGAAGAGATCGTCGTCAAGAACCACAATGCCGTCGGCAAACGCCTGAGCCAATTGAAGCTGACCGATCACGGCTGTTTTCTTAACCGCATTGTCCGCAGCCAGATTGAAATGCCGATTGACGATAACGTCGTCCTGAATAAAGGCGATGTCTTGCAGGTCAGCGGTGATGCCAGACGGGTAAAAAGCATTGCGGATAGGATCGGGTTCATTTCTATTCATAGTCAGGTCACCGATCTGCTCGCCTTCTGCGCCTTTTTCGTCATCGGCGTGATGGTCGGGCTGATCACCATCCAGTTCAGCAACTTCACCTTTGGCATCGGTAACGCGGCTGGATTACTGTTCGCTGGTATCATGCTGGGGTTCCTGCGCGCCAATCACCCGACCTTCGGCTATATTCCGCAAGGCGCACTTAACATGGTCAAAGAATTCGGCCTGATGGTTTTTATGGCGGGCGTTGGTCTGAGTGCAGGTAGCACCATCAACAGCAGTCTGGGAGAAGTCGGTATCCAAATGCTGGCTTCAGGGCTGATTGTTAGTCTGCTGCCAGTGGTGATTTGTTTTCTATTTGGTGCGTATGTGCTGAAAATGAACCGTGCTCTGCTGTTTGGCGCCATGATGGGGGCACGAACTTGCGCACCCGCGATGGAAATTATCAGCGATACGGCGCGCAGTAACATCCCTGCGCTCGGCTATGCGGGTACCTATGCCATTGCTAACGTGCTACTCACCTTAGCGGGCTCACTTATCGTGGTTATCTGGCCTGAGCTGCCCGGCTGA
- a CDS encoding glutathione S-transferase yields MITIWGRDNSTNVKKVLWCAEELALPYQHIAAGGQFGLNHEVDYLAMNPNGLIPCLRDDDLVLWESNTIVRYLAAQYGQDSLYISDAGKRASAEKWMDWATSFAVSFGPVFINIVRVAPEKRDMALVQKGIAECERLFDIVDTVLANQPWLSGDKFGVGDIPLGCIAYGWLNMPIEQQSHPHLERWYEQLTERPAYQKYVMIPLS; encoded by the coding sequence ATGATAACGATTTGGGGTCGTGATAACTCGACCAACGTAAAGAAAGTCCTGTGGTGTGCGGAAGAACTTGCACTGCCTTATCAGCATATTGCGGCGGGCGGACAATTCGGTCTTAACCATGAGGTCGATTATCTGGCGATGAACCCTAATGGCCTCATCCCGTGTTTGCGGGACGACGATCTGGTGCTGTGGGAATCCAATACCATCGTCCGTTATCTGGCGGCACAGTATGGTCAGGATTCGCTGTATATTTCCGATGCGGGCAAACGCGCCAGTGCCGAGAAGTGGATGGACTGGGCCACCTCCTTCGCCGTGTCTTTCGGGCCGGTATTCATTAATATAGTCCGCGTCGCGCCGGAAAAACGCGATATGGCATTGGTCCAGAAAGGCATCGCCGAATGCGAACGTCTTTTCGATATTGTCGATACCGTTCTGGCTAATCAGCCGTGGCTATCCGGCGATAAATTTGGCGTTGGCGACATTCCGTTAGGCTGTATTGCTTACGGCTGGCTGAATATGCCGATTGAGCAACAGTCGCATCCTCACCTGGAACGCTGGTATGAGCAACTCACCGAACGTCCGGCGTATCAGAAATACGTCATGATTCCGCTGTCTTAA
- a CDS encoding GrxA family glutaredoxin — MFAVIFGRPACPYCVRAKELAEKLAEQRDDFSFRYVDIHAEGISKEDLSKTVGKPVETVPQIFLDEKHIGGCTDFEAYAKAHLALFQS; from the coding sequence ATGTTCGCTGTAATTTTCGGGCGCCCTGCTTGCCCTTATTGTGTACGTGCGAAAGAACTGGCAGAGAAACTGGCCGAGCAACGTGATGACTTCAGCTTTCGCTATGTAGACATCCACGCAGAAGGCATCTCGAAAGAAGATTTGTCCAAGACGGTTGGAAAGCCGGTTGAAACCGTACCGCAGATTTTCCTGGATGAAAAACACATCGGCGGCTGCACTGATTTTGAAGCCTATGCCAAAGCGCATCTGGCCCTGTTCCAGTCATAA
- a CDS encoding ABC transporter permease yields the protein MADLWIDLVAAFGETFQMVGISTLFAVIGGLPLGLLIYVTDRNLFWQNRAVYLFGTVLVNIIRSIPFVILLVLLLPLTQILLGNTIGPVAAAVPMSVAAIAFYARLVDSALREIDPGIVEAAEAFGASPMRIIGTVLLPEAKAGLLRGLTITLVSLIGYSAMAGIVGGGGVGDLAIRFGYYRYETEVMVITVIALVILVQVVQTLGDWLSKRADKRERR from the coding sequence ATGGCTGATTTATGGATCGATCTGGTCGCAGCGTTCGGCGAGACATTTCAAATGGTGGGGATTTCCACGCTATTTGCCGTGATTGGCGGTTTACCGCTGGGGCTGCTGATTTACGTCACCGACAGGAACCTGTTCTGGCAAAATCGCGCCGTCTATCTGTTTGGCACGGTGCTGGTGAATATTATCCGTTCTATTCCTTTCGTGATTCTGTTGGTTCTGCTGTTACCGCTGACGCAGATCCTGTTGGGGAATACGATTGGGCCTGTAGCGGCGGCGGTACCGATGTCGGTCGCCGCGATCGCGTTTTATGCACGTCTGGTGGATAGCGCACTGCGTGAAATCGATCCCGGTATCGTGGAAGCGGCCGAAGCGTTTGGAGCCAGCCCGATGCGTATTATCGGCACGGTGCTGCTGCCAGAGGCGAAAGCGGGACTATTGCGTGGCTTGACGATTACACTGGTGAGCCTCATCGGTTATTCGGCGATGGCGGGCATTGTCGGCGGCGGCGGGGTGGGTGATTTGGCGATCCGCTTCGGCTATTACCGCTATGAAACCGAGGTGATGGTGATTACTGTTATTGCGCTGGTCATTCTGGTGCAGGTGGTACAGACGCTGGGTGACTGGCTGTCAAAACGTGCCGATAAGCGCGAACGCCGCTAA
- the nfsA gene encoding oxygen-insensitive NADPH nitroreductase, translating into MTPTIDLLQRHRSIRAFTSQAITDEQRHAIITSAQSASSSSFLQCSSIIRITDPAVRETLVHYTGEQGYVAQAAEFWVFCADFHRHVAIFPQAETGLAEQLLIGCVDTAIMAQNALVAAESLGLGGVFIGGIRNRIADVTRLLQLPTLVLPLFGLCLGHPDAEPMLKPRMPTAMLLHENVYHPLDHDVLAQYDQQMVEYYLQRTGSRRESWSEHVERTLKKELRPFMLDYLHQQGWAIR; encoded by the coding sequence GTGACACCAACGATTGATTTGCTACAGCGCCACCGTTCTATTCGCGCGTTTACGTCTCAGGCCATAACGGATGAGCAACGCCACGCCATCATTACCTCTGCACAAAGTGCCTCCAGCTCCAGCTTTTTACAATGCAGCTCAATTATCCGTATTACCGATCCTGCCGTGCGGGAAACGCTTGTTCACTATACCGGTGAGCAAGGTTATGTGGCGCAGGCGGCGGAGTTTTGGGTCTTTTGTGCCGATTTCCACCGGCATGTGGCGATCTTTCCACAGGCAGAAACCGGGCTGGCGGAGCAATTGCTGATTGGCTGTGTTGATACCGCTATCATGGCGCAGAATGCACTGGTTGCTGCCGAGTCATTGGGATTGGGCGGGGTATTTATCGGCGGGATCCGCAATCGAATCGCTGACGTGACGCGGTTGTTGCAACTGCCAACGTTAGTTCTGCCGTTGTTTGGCCTGTGTCTGGGGCACCCGGACGCGGAACCGATGCTGAAACCGCGCATGCCAACCGCTATGCTGCTGCATGAAAATGTCTATCATCCGCTCGACCATGATGTGCTGGCGCAATACGACCAGCAAATGGTGGAATATTACCTGCAACGTACCGGTAGCCGTCGTGAAAGTTGGAGCGAGCACGTGGAACGGACGCTGAAAAAAGAGTTACGTCCCTTTATGCTGGACTACTTACATCAACAAGGATGGGCGATACGCTAG
- a CDS encoding inner membrane protein YbjM translates to MARNKGWVGAICCFLLFTVVFLSQKIEVLDTVVDEGLRGSPGMLFFLLPGMVACFLSARGRLLYPLFGALAAMPVCLLMLHLWNTPMRSFWQELAYVMSAAFWCVLGAMGVMCLCSLYRRYLR, encoded by the coding sequence ATGGCAAGAAATAAAGGTTGGGTAGGCGCGATCTGCTGTTTTCTATTGTTTACCGTGGTGTTTTTGAGTCAAAAAATTGAAGTATTGGATACCGTTGTGGATGAAGGTCTGCGTGGCAGTCCGGGAATGCTGTTTTTTCTGCTGCCTGGTATGGTGGCCTGTTTTCTTTCTGCGCGTGGTCGCCTGCTTTACCCGCTGTTTGGCGCGCTGGCAGCAATGCCCGTGTGTTTGCTGATGCTCCATCTGTGGAATACGCCAATGCGCTCTTTCTGGCAAGAGTTGGCTTACGTGATGAGTGCGGCCTTTTGGTGCGTGCTGGGGGCAATGGGCGTGATGTGTTTGTGTAGCCTGTATCGACGCTATCTTCGTTGA
- a CDS encoding metal ABC transporter substrate-binding protein, with protein MKLTHSVRAALGITLLAAGMQLALASSDPQTITFGVAPGPYGDMVNLAIKPELVKKGYKVVVREFSDYVQPNLALANGSIDANLFQHTLYLEKFAADKGLKISPLIIVPTASMGFYSKKIKSLDELKKGDVVTLSNDATNLARGLRFLQSMGLITIKADIDPTKASEKDILENPRGLVFKPMEAAQLPRTLDSVTASLVNGNFALASGMKLSSAIKLETLDENLKNVIAVRTDDLDKPFVKDTKAIVESPAYAAVINDPALMYSQFQKPEWMQAKTPAPAQ; from the coding sequence ATGAAATTGACGCATTCTGTTCGCGCCGCTCTCGGCATCACACTGCTTGCTGCCGGGATGCAACTGGCGCTGGCCAGCAGCGATCCACAGACGATCACGTTTGGCGTGGCACCCGGGCCGTATGGCGACATGGTGAATCTGGCGATCAAACCTGAGCTGGTAAAAAAAGGCTACAAGGTCGTCGTGCGTGAATTCAGCGATTACGTTCAGCCCAATCTGGCGCTGGCCAACGGCAGCATTGATGCCAACCTCTTCCAGCATACGCTGTATTTGGAGAAATTCGCTGCCGATAAAGGGTTAAAAATTTCCCCACTGATTATCGTACCTACTGCCAGCATGGGCTTCTATTCGAAGAAGATCAAATCGCTGGATGAGCTGAAAAAAGGAGACGTAGTCACGCTCTCTAACGATGCCACCAATCTGGCACGCGGTCTGCGTTTCCTACAATCGATGGGGCTGATTACGATCAAGGCTGATATCGATCCGACCAAAGCATCTGAGAAAGATATTCTTGAAAACCCGCGCGGTTTGGTCTTCAAACCGATGGAAGCGGCGCAGTTACCCCGTACGCTGGATAGCGTGACGGCATCGCTGGTGAACGGTAATTTTGCGCTTGCGTCCGGTATGAAACTGTCATCGGCCATCAAGCTGGAAACGCTGGATGAGAACCTGAAAAATGTTATTGCCGTGCGTACCGACGATCTCGATAAGCCCTTTGTTAAAGATACCAAAGCGATTGTGGAATCACCTGCGTATGCCGCGGTGATCAACGATCCTGCGTTGATGTATAGCCAATTCCAGAAACCGGAGTGGATGCAGGCGAAAACGCCAGCGCCCGCACAGTAA
- a CDS encoding deoxyribose-phosphate aldolase — protein MTDYARYIDHTLLAANATEQQIATLCDEAIAHRFYAVCVNSGYVPLVAEKLKGTEVQVCSVIGFPLGAGLTSSKAFEAKAAIDAGAQEIDMVINVGWLKSGNIAAVKADIQAVREVCAAIPLKVILETCLLDDKQIVLVCEMCRQLDVAFVKTSTGFSTGGAREEHVRLMRSTVGSEMGVKASGAVRDRQTAQRMIKAGATRIGTSSGVAIVSGETAAAGNY, from the coding sequence ATGACTGACTACGCACGCTATATCGACCACACCCTGTTGGCGGCCAATGCCACCGAACAGCAAATTGCCACCCTGTGCGATGAAGCGATCGCTCACCGTTTTTATGCCGTCTGTGTTAATTCCGGTTACGTTCCTTTAGTGGCCGAAAAGCTGAAAGGCACTGAAGTACAGGTGTGCTCTGTTATCGGTTTTCCTCTCGGTGCAGGCCTGACTTCCAGCAAGGCTTTTGAAGCAAAAGCGGCGATTGATGCGGGTGCTCAGGAAATCGACATGGTGATTAACGTTGGCTGGCTGAAAAGCGGGAATATTGCTGCCGTCAAAGCAGATATTCAGGCCGTGCGTGAGGTTTGCGCCGCTATACCGTTGAAGGTAATATTGGAAACCTGTCTGCTTGATGACAAACAGATTGTACTGGTCTGTGAGATGTGTCGTCAGTTGGATGTCGCGTTCGTCAAAACGTCTACCGGTTTCAGTACGGGTGGCGCACGTGAAGAACACGTTCGACTGATGCGTAGCACCGTCGGCAGCGAGATGGGTGTCAAAGCATCCGGCGCGGTTCGCGATCGCCAAACGGCACAGCGTATGATTAAAGCAGGCGCCACGCGTATCGGCACTAGCTCAGGCGTCGCTATCGTTTCAGGTGAAACGGCCGCAGCAGGAAACTACTAA
- a CDS encoding PQQ-dependent sugar dehydrogenase, with the protein MSYCLIPRNSASHTLLRQFSAAPHWLLLSATLLFSSQLLAAEPKVTELQDKLDHPWSLAFLPEEQGILITERAGNLRLWKAGSALSAPIAGVPKVFAKSQGGLLEVALSPDFAQNRRIYLSFAEEGSEGKAGTAVGYGKLSEDNKRLENFTVFFRQEPKLSTGNHFGGKLAFDRQGHLFIALGENNERPTAQDLDKLQGKIVRLTAEGKVPSDNPFVNTPNARPEIWSYGHRNPQGLAINPWSGALWENEHGPKGGDEINIPKAGENYGWPIATHGINYSGLKIPEAKGKEIAGMVNPDFYWEKSPGISGMAFYNSDRFPQWKNSVFIGALAEKNLIRLTLDGDKVASQERLLGDHGERIRDVRLGPDGYLYLLTDHDNGKLLKVGLE; encoded by the coding sequence ATGTCCTACTGCCTGATACCTCGCAATTCTGCTTCACACACCCTGTTACGACAATTTTCTGCTGCGCCGCATTGGTTGCTGCTCAGTGCGACGCTGCTGTTTTCCAGCCAGCTATTGGCGGCGGAACCGAAGGTGACGGAATTGCAGGATAAGCTGGATCATCCGTGGTCATTAGCGTTTTTACCGGAAGAACAGGGAATTCTGATTACGGAACGCGCCGGAAATTTACGCTTATGGAAAGCGGGTAGCGCGCTGTCTGCGCCGATAGCCGGTGTACCGAAGGTCTTCGCTAAATCACAGGGCGGATTGCTGGAAGTCGCGCTATCGCCGGATTTTGCACAGAATCGGCGCATCTATCTGAGCTTTGCCGAAGAGGGGAGCGAGGGTAAAGCGGGAACCGCTGTCGGCTACGGTAAGCTCTCTGAAGATAATAAACGGTTAGAGAATTTCACGGTCTTCTTCCGTCAGGAACCGAAACTGTCAACGGGTAACCATTTCGGCGGCAAGCTGGCCTTTGATCGACAAGGGCATCTGTTTATTGCACTGGGCGAAAATAACGAACGCCCGACTGCACAAGATCTGGATAAATTACAGGGCAAAATTGTTCGCCTGACTGCGGAGGGTAAAGTGCCGTCCGATAACCCGTTTGTGAATACGCCTAACGCGCGACCGGAAATCTGGTCTTACGGACATCGTAACCCGCAGGGATTAGCGATTAATCCGTGGTCTGGCGCGCTGTGGGAAAATGAACACGGTCCGAAAGGCGGCGATGAAATCAATATTCCCAAAGCGGGCGAAAATTACGGCTGGCCGATTGCGACACACGGCATTAACTATTCCGGGCTGAAGATTCCAGAAGCGAAAGGAAAAGAGATCGCAGGGATGGTGAACCCTGATTTTTACTGGGAAAAATCTCCGGGGATCAGTGGAATGGCGTTCTATAACAGCGATCGTTTCCCGCAGTGGAAAAATTCCGTCTTTATCGGCGCGCTGGCAGAAAAGAACCTGATTCGTCTGACGCTTGATGGCGACAAAGTCGCGTCCCAAGAGCGCTTGCTGGGCGACCACGGTGAACGCATCCGTGACGTAAGGTTGGGGCCGGACGGCTATCTCTATTTGTTGACCGATCACGACAATGGTAAACTGCTGAAAGTGGGACTGGAGTAA
- the deoR gene encoding DNA-binding transcriptional repressor DeoR, with protein sequence METRRDERIGRLAKALKKTDKLHLKDAAQLLGVSEMTVRRDLNADSTSVMLLGGYVVSDLKNNGVTNYFVSDQQSKHVREKQAIGTAAAYLVEANDTVFFDCGTTIPFIIDAIPDELPFTAICYSLNTFLALQEKKACRVILCGGEYHPDNAIFTPLNQRSELDNICPNKAFISAAGIELTAGATCFNFAELGMKQRAMATAQRIIMVADSSKFGQIKRACIGPMTLFDTVISDSAPSESYLRYFSNNGIQFIHPGN encoded by the coding sequence ATGGAAACGCGGCGCGACGAACGAATCGGCAGACTGGCTAAAGCATTAAAGAAAACCGATAAACTCCATCTTAAAGACGCCGCACAGCTACTCGGCGTGTCCGAGATGACCGTGCGCCGCGATCTGAATGCAGATTCCACCAGCGTCATGCTGCTCGGCGGCTACGTCGTTAGCGACCTGAAGAATAACGGTGTCACGAATTATTTTGTCTCCGACCAGCAGAGCAAGCACGTAAGAGAAAAGCAGGCTATCGGTACCGCAGCAGCCTATCTGGTGGAAGCAAACGATACCGTTTTTTTTGACTGTGGCACCACGATTCCCTTCATCATTGACGCCATTCCTGACGAGTTGCCCTTTACTGCGATTTGTTATTCCCTGAACACGTTTTTAGCGCTACAGGAAAAAAAGGCGTGCAGAGTGATTTTGTGCGGCGGGGAATACCATCCTGATAACGCGATTTTTACCCCGCTCAACCAGCGAAGCGAGCTGGACAACATCTGCCCGAATAAAGCCTTTATCTCTGCGGCAGGTATCGAACTGACTGCCGGCGCCACCTGCTTTAACTTTGCCGAACTGGGCATGAAGCAACGCGCGATGGCGACCGCGCAGCGAATTATTATGGTGGCGGATAGCAGCAAATTCGGTCAGATCAAACGTGCCTGTATCGGCCCGATGACGCTGTTTGATACGGTCATTTCCGACAGCGCCCCGAGCGAATCCTACTTACGCTATTTTTCCAACAACGGCATTCAGTTCATCCACCCAGGGAATTAG
- a CDS encoding serine hydrolase, giving the protein MKTTPFLTRLTSFSVGTVLLVGLVPFTYAEQLPAVPQIDAKAYILIDHHSGKVLAESNADERLDPASLTKIMASYVIGQAIKSGKIRPTDEVTVGKDAWATGNPALRGSSLMFLKPGDRIPVSELNKGIVIQSGNDASIALADYVAGSQDAFVSLMNNYAKALNLTNTHFLTVHGLDAPGQYSTARDMALLGQALIRDVPEEYALHKEKEFTFNNIRQPNRNRLLWSTNLNVDGVKTGHTNGAGHNLVASATEGNMRLISVVLGAQTDAIRFRESEKLLTWGFRFFETVTPIKTDAPFTTQRVWFGTEKEARLGVAQDAALTIPKGQMKNLKASFTLNQPQLSAPLTKNQIVGTIDFQLDGKSIGQRELVAMDDIPEAGFFSRLWDTVMMKVQQWFGGLFG; this is encoded by the coding sequence ATGAAAACAACTCCTTTCCTGACCAGACTCACGTCTTTCTCTGTAGGTACGGTATTGCTTGTTGGTTTAGTGCCATTCACCTATGCGGAACAGTTGCCAGCGGTGCCGCAAATTGATGCTAAAGCCTATATCTTGATCGATCACCACAGCGGTAAAGTGCTGGCAGAAAGTAATGCCGATGAGCGCCTTGACCCTGCCAGCCTGACAAAAATTATGGCGAGCTATGTGATTGGACAGGCGATCAAATCCGGTAAAATTCGTCCGACGGATGAAGTGACCGTCGGAAAAGATGCCTGGGCAACGGGTAATCCGGCGCTGCGTGGCTCGTCGCTGATGTTCCTTAAACCGGGCGACCGCATCCCCGTTTCTGAGTTAAATAAAGGCATTGTCATTCAGTCAGGCAATGATGCCAGCATCGCGCTGGCGGATTACGTCGCGGGTAGTCAGGATGCGTTCGTTAGCCTGATGAACAATTATGCGAAGGCACTTAACCTGACGAATACGCATTTTCTGACCGTGCACGGTCTCGATGCGCCGGGGCAGTACAGCACCGCGCGCGATATGGCGCTGTTAGGGCAGGCGCTGATTCGCGATGTGCCGGAAGAATACGCGTTGCACAAGGAAAAAGAGTTCACCTTCAATAACATTCGCCAGCCTAACCGCAACCGTCTGCTGTGGAGCACTAACCTGAATGTAGACGGTGTGAAAACCGGCCATACCAACGGAGCGGGACACAATCTGGTGGCCTCGGCCACCGAAGGTAATATGCGCCTGATTTCCGTGGTGTTGGGGGCGCAAACGGATGCCATTCGCTTCCGTGAAAGTGAAAAACTGCTCACCTGGGGCTTCCGCTTTTTCGAAACGGTAACGCCTATCAAGACGGATGCGCCTTTTACCACGCAGCGAGTCTGGTTTGGTACTGAGAAAGAGGCACGGCTTGGCGTCGCACAGGATGCTGCGTTGACCATCCCGAAAGGACAAATGAAGAACCTGAAAGCCAGCTTTACGCTCAATCAGCCGCAGCTTTCCGCACCGTTAACCAAAAATCAGATTGTCGGCACTATCGACTTCCAACTGGACGGCAAGAGCATCGGACAACGCGAACTGGTCGCGATGGATGATATTCCAGAGGCCGGTTTCTTTAGCCGCCTCTGGGATACGGTGATGATGAAGGTGCAGCAGTGGTTCGGTGGGCTATTCGGCTAA
- a CDS encoding methionine ABC transporter ATP-binding protein yields MIQLEGVSVDFSHGKQPENLAVDNVSLHIQRGEVYGIVGTSGAGKSTLLRTINLLQRPTAGRVLVNGVLISELAGQPLREQRQKIGMIFQHFNLMQTRTVAENVAFSLKAAGKSSAVIAARVPEILNLVGLTDKASSYPAQLSGGQKQRVGIARAIANDPEVLLCDEPTSALDLETSAAILALLKEINEKLGITIVLISHEMSVIKAVCDRVAVMTGGRVVEEGDVFDIFATPQHAFTRQLVSHTLDLALPPRLLVDLQGTLLKILFVGESAEQPVLSDVATRFGVSVNILHGKIEYIGNRALGILVALLTHPSDPGKVTEAVEHIQVRTANVEVLHG; encoded by the coding sequence ATGATTCAGTTAGAAGGGGTAAGCGTTGACTTCTCGCACGGGAAGCAACCAGAAAATCTCGCGGTAGACAACGTGTCGTTGCACATTCAACGTGGCGAGGTTTACGGGATTGTCGGCACCAGCGGCGCAGGGAAAAGCACGCTGCTGCGGACCATCAATCTCTTGCAGCGACCGACTGCCGGCCGCGTGCTCGTCAATGGCGTGCTCATCAGCGAATTAGCTGGGCAACCGCTGCGAGAACAGCGGCAAAAAATTGGCATGATATTTCAGCATTTCAACCTGATGCAGACGCGTACCGTGGCGGAAAACGTGGCGTTCAGCCTGAAAGCTGCTGGGAAATCCAGCGCGGTAATTGCTGCACGGGTGCCGGAAATTCTGAATCTGGTAGGGTTGACGGATAAAGCGTCGTCTTATCCGGCGCAGCTCAGCGGCGGTCAGAAACAGCGTGTAGGTATCGCCAGAGCCATTGCCAACGATCCCGAAGTGTTGTTGTGTGATGAGCCGACCTCGGCACTCGATCTGGAAACCTCAGCCGCTATTCTGGCGCTGCTGAAAGAGATTAACGAGAAACTGGGCATTACCATCGTGCTGATTTCTCATGAAATGAGCGTGATTAAGGCGGTCTGCGATCGGGTGGCGGTGATGACGGGCGGTCGGGTTGTGGAAGAGGGCGATGTTTTCGATATTTTTGCGACGCCGCAGCACGCCTTTACGCGTCAACTGGTCTCCCACACGCTCGATCTTGCATTGCCGCCTCGCTTGCTGGTGGATTTACAGGGCACACTACTGAAGATTCTGTTCGTTGGTGAATCGGCGGAGCAACCCGTGCTGTCGGACGTTGCGACGCGTTTTGGCGTGTCCGTCAATATCCTGCACGGCAAGATCGAATACATCGGCAATCGTGCGCTAGGCATACTCGTCGCACTACTGACTCATCCTTCCGATCCCGGAAAAGTGACCGAAGCAGTGGAGCATATTCAGGTCAGAACGGCGAACGTGGAGGTGCTGCATGGCTGA